A single Phoenix dactylifera cultivar Barhee BC4 chromosome 1, palm_55x_up_171113_PBpolish2nd_filt_p, whole genome shotgun sequence DNA region contains:
- the LOC103721757 gene encoding phospholipase D alpha 1-like codes for MAYLVEASQFLHGVLDLTIFEADHLHHCFHGFLLQVTEKIEEALHLDKLAHTKLYATVDIGGARVARTREIEFHPKNPIWNESFHICCAYSAPSIVISIKNQLPVDAKVLGRAKIPTSQLLTGQPLEGWFDLFDDEGHKLKKAKIHVLLKFSDITSDPCWNAGIRLPQFSGLPKVYFPQKTGCEVTLYQNSHLSNNFRPVIHLSDGKNYHPPRLWEDLYIAITEAKHFIYVAGWSVNVNITLIRDPERMIPGAEGVTIGELLKKKAEEGVTVLVMVWKDRTSVSLLGNAGLMNTHDEETYEFFQGSMVKCFLCPRNADPSLTAVQHVEIGMEFTHHQKAVCLDAPMSNGTSRIVSFVGGIDLCGGRYDDENHTLFRNLDTTYVDDFQQHNFPHADLRHGGPREPWHDVHSKLEGLAAWDVLTNFEQRWIKQSPKEISHCLVKIHERPDIFPIPSGLATQESWNVQVFRSIDDASVVGFPSDPSEAAELGLMSAKDVTVDQSIHSGYVEAIRRAKRFIYIENQYFFGSCASWREEQDCGCLNLIPIEIALKIASKIRLGERFAAYIVTPMWPEGIPEGDTVQAILHWNRLTMEMMYGIVARAIEEAGLGGKAHPCDYLNFFCLGNREVRYPGEYIPPERPEPGSDYWKAQVNRRFLIYVHAKLMIVDDEYVIIGSANLNQRSLAGDRDSEIAHGAYQPAHLNRPDAPARGLIYGYRMSLWYEHFMSHHRHLSPVFLEPESLKCVRTVKRIAEDLWEKFVGDEVINLPGHLLPFPIQVSEFGELSELPPDGFFPDTKAPVKGKKSEILPPILTT; via the exons ATGGCATATTTGGTCGAGGCTTCCCAATTCCTCCATGGCGTTCTCGATTTGACAATCTTTGAAGCTGATCACCTCCACCATTGTTTCCATGGCTTCCTCCTTCAG GTCACAGAAAAGATAGAGGAAGCCTTACATCTCGACAAGCTTGCCCACACCAAGCTCTATGCCACTGTGGACATCGGTGGGGCAAGGGTGGCAAGGACCAGAGAGATTGAATTCCATCCCAAGAACCCAATATGGAACGAGTCCTTTCACATCTGCTGCGCCTACTCCGCTCCCTCAATCGTAATATCAATTAAAAACCAGCTCCCAGTGGATGCAAAGGTTTTGGGCCGTGCTAAGATCCCCACCTCCCAGTTACTCACCGGGCAACCTCTGGAAGGCTGGTTTGATCTCTTCGACGACGAGGGCCACAAGCTCAAAAAAGCAAAGATCCATGTCCTCCTTAAATTCTCTGATATCACCTCTGATCCATGTTGGAATGCAGGTATCAGACTTCCACAATTCTCTGGCCTTCCCAAGGTTTACTTCCCTCAGAAGACCGGTTGCGAGGTGACGCTCTACCAGAACTCTCATCTTTCTAACAATTTCCGACCGGTGATCCATCTCTCCGATGGTAAAAACTACCACCCTCCGAGACTATGGGAGGATCTCTACATTGCCATAACAGAAGCAAAACACTTCATTTACGTCGCTGGCTGGTCGGTGAATGTCAACATCACACTCATTCGAGATCCGGAGCGCATGATCCCTGGCGCAGAGGGTGTAACCATAGGAGAACTGCTGAAGAAAAAGGCCGAGGAAGGGGTTACGGTGTTGGTCATGGTCTGGAAGGACCGAACCTCGGTGTCGCTCTTAGGGAATGCAGGGCTGATGAACACACATGACGAGGAGACTTACGAGTTCTTCCAAGGCAGCATGGTGAAGTGCTTCCTCTGCCCACGCAATGCTGACCCCTCCCTCACTGCGGTGCAGCATGTTGAGATCGGAATGGAGTTCACCCACCACCAGAAGGCAGTCTGTCTTGATGCTCCCATGAGCAATGGTACATCCCGTATTGTAAGCTTTGTTGGTGGAATCGATCTCTGTGGTGGAAGGTACGATGATGAGAACCACACTCTGTTCAGAAACCTCGACACGACCTACGTTGATGATTTCCAGCAGCACAACTTCCCCCATGCTGATCTCCGCCATGGTGGCCCAAGGGAGCCATGGCATGATGTGCATTCCAAGCTCGAAGGCCTCGCAGCTTGGGATGTACTTACCAATTTCGAGCAGCGATGGATAAAACAGTCCCCGAAGGAGATCTCTCATTGCTTGGTAAAAATCCACGAGCGGCCTGATATCTTTCCAATCCCATCAGGTCTTGCTACTCAAGAATCATGGAATGTGCAAGTCTTCCGATCAATTGATGATGCTTCGGTGGTGGGTTTCCCATCTGATCCATCCGAAGCTGCTGAGCTGGGTCTGATGAGTGCAAAAGATGTGACGGTCGATCAAAGCATACATTCGGGCTATGTCGAAGCCATTAGAAGAGCAAAGAGGTTCATATACATTGAGAATCAATACTTCTTTGGAAGTTGTGCTTCCTGGAGGGAAGAGCAGGATTGTGGATGTCTGAATTTGATCCCTATCGAGATAGCCTTGAAGATTGCAAGCAAGATTCGCCTGGGAGAAAGGTTTGCAGCTTATATAGTGACCCCGATGTGGCCCGAGGGGATACCGGAGGGTGATACAGTGCAGGCCATACTGCATTGGAACAGGCTGACAATGGAGATGATGTACGGAATTGTGGCCAGGGCTATAGAGGAAGCTGGGTTAGGTGGGAAGGCACACCCATgtgattatttgaatttcttctGTTTGGGGAACAGGGAAGTTCGATATCCCGGGGAGTACATCCCACCGGAGAGGCCAGAACCAGGCTCCGACTACTGGAAGGCACAAGTCAACCGGCGATTCCTCATCTATGTGCATGCCAAGCTTATGATCG TGGATGATGAATATGTGATCATTGGCTCTGCAAACTTGAATCAGAGATCACTTGCAGGTGACAGGGACTCTGAGATTGCCCATGGAGCATATCAACCTGCACATCTTAACAGGCCTGATgcaccagctcgtggactcatCTATGGATACCGCATGTCATTGTGGTACGAGCACTTCATGAGCCACCACCGGCACCTATCTCCGGTCTTTCTTGAGCCTGAGAGCTTAAAGTGTGTGAGAACAGTCAAGCGAATTGCTGAGGACTTGTGGGAGAAGTTTGTGGGAGACGAGGTGATCAATCTCCCTGGCCATCTGCTTCCTTTCCCCATCCAGGTCTCGGAGTTTGGAGAGTTGTCAGAATTGCCACCGGATGGCTTCTTTCCAGACACCAAGGCTCCTGTCAAGGGCAAGAAGTCTGAAATCCTTCCCCCTATTCTCACCACATGA